The Halomonas sp. HAL1 genome segment GTGAGGCAATGATGACGCCCGAAACCATTGAACAAGCCATGCAAGCGTTAGCTCAGGCCGACCCAGATATTGCCCGCGCCTACCCATTGGTCGGGCCTCCTGGCCCACGCCAGCGCGACCAAGGCTTTGCGACGTTTTTCAGTACGATCATCAGCCAACAGCTATCCACCGAAGCAGCCCGCGCCATCATGGGCCGCGTCAATACACTGCTGCCCGAGCTGCACGCCAAGGCAGTGATGGACGTGGAGGGCCAAGCACTACGTGATGCGGGGCTCTCCTGGCGTAAGATCGAGTACGCCAAAGGGCTGGCTGAAGCGGAACTTGCAGGCACTTTTAGCGCCGATGGGCTTGAGCACCTGAGTGATGAGGAAGTGATTGCTGCGATTACCGAACTACGCGGTTTTGGCCGCTGGAGTGCCGAGATCTACCTGATGTTCTCGCTCAAACGCCCGGATGTCTTCCCCGCCGATGATCTTGCCCTGCGGGTAGCGCTTGGCCGCCTAAAAGGCATGGACGACAAGCCCACGCCCAAACAGGCGCGCCAGCTAGTCGAACACTGGGCGCCCTGGCGAAGCGTGGGTTCGCTGTTTCTATGGCACTACTATCGCGGCGAGCCGCTTTAAACCCTAAGCATCCAGGCCGCCAAATTTACCGTTCTGGTAATCGTCGACCGCCTGGACAATCTCTTCGCGGGTATTCATCACGAAGGGGCCGTGGGAGTAGACGGGCTCATCAATCACCTCGCCATGGCCAAACAGCAGTCGCGCATCGCTGCTGGCTTCGATAACAACGCTATCGCCATCGCGGTCTACTTCGATCAGATGGTGAGGCTGCACCGGCTCACCGCCCACCTCAACGTCCCCATCCACCACGTAGAGAAACACTTGCCGCCCAGGTGCTACGGGCAATTGTTCCTGACTACCTGAAGGCAGCCTTAGCGTCGACATAAACACCTCGGTCAGCGAGTCGATAGGGCCGACGCTGCCCTGCCACTCTCCGGCGATCAAGTTCAGCTCACCGCCACCCGGCAACGCGATAGCGGGGATGTCCACCTGTTGCAACCCCACATAACGCGGCTCTGACATTTTCAAGCGTGACGGCAGGTTGATCCATAGCTGCAGAATTTCCAGCGGTCCTCCCTCGCGCAAAAACTCGGGCGGCGAAATTTCCGCATGCACAATCCCACTGCCCGCGGTCATCCACTGCACACCGCCCGCATTGATCACGCTTTGATGCTTGGCGCTATCGGCATGGGCCAGCGAGCCTTCCAAAATAAAGGTGACCGTTTCAAACCCACGATGCGGGTGCGGGCCGAACGGCAGACCACGGTTATTGGCCGGATACGTCTGCGGGCCGTGATGGTTTAGAAACAGAAACGGATCGAGCTGTTCAAGCTGTGGCCCCGGCAGCGGCCGCCGAGTAACCAGATCACCAATATCGTCACGCTGGGCCGAATGCTGGGCGATAACGCGACGCGCTGACTGAGGTGTGTCTAATGGCATAAGTGACTCCTTATCAATATGAACCAGCGTAAAACCTCAACGCGCCGATGAGGAGCGAATAATTTGCCCCGTTTCATTGAAGGAAATTGTTATTAAACGTCTCAGCGTTTTCCTCAAAACTCGGTCACCACCGTTACACCAGCCGCCCCTTCGAACTTATCCATGTTCATCAGCGCATCAATCGACTGCTCAAGATTGATTCGTTTGCCGATTAGTTTTTCAGGCGCCAGCTTTCCCGACTCGATCATCGCCAGCATGGCGCCATAGCGATGCGCCTGCATGCCATGGCTACCCAGTATCTCAAGTTCATTGGCGATCACCTTGCTCATGGGAATAGCGGGCGTGCTGTTCTCGGCCAACATTAACCCGACCTGAATATGCTTACCACGTTTACGCAGGTTGCTGATGGAGTTAAAGCAGGTCGTCGGGTGCCCTAGCGCATCCAGAGACACGTGAGCGCCTCCCCGGGTTATTTCCGTAACCGCTTCGACCACATTGGGTACCTTAGCGGCATTCACGGTGGCAGTAGCGCCCAATTGGCGGGCAAGAGTAAGCGCCTCTTCCGAAATATCGACGGCGACAACGTTAGCGCCAATCGCATTGGCAATCATCACCGCCGATAGACCTACACCACCACAGCCGTGGACAGCCACCCACTGGCCTGCCGATGTTTGGCCCTGATCCACCACTGCCCGAAACGAAGTGACGAAACGGCAACCCAAGCTAGCCGCCGTTGCAAAGTCGAGCGTCTCTGGCAGCGCGACCAAATTAACGTCGGCGTAGTGAATAGCCACGTACTCGGCAAAGGAGCCCCAATGCGTGAAACCGGGCTGAAACTGGCTATCGCAAACCTGATGGTTGCCCGAGTGGCACTCAGGGCAAGTGCCGCAACCGCCAACGAAGGGCACCGTGACACGGTCACCAATACGCCACTTTTTGACGTCTTTACCGACGGCTTCGACCACACCGGAAAGCTCATGCCCCGGCACATGGGGAAGTTGAATATCGGTGTCATGCCCCACCCAGCCATGCCAGTCGCTGCGGCAAACGCCGGTCGCCATGACTTCCACCACAACACCGTGCGGCTCAGGGGTAGGATCAGGCAGTTGCTGGATCTGGGGTGGGGCGGAAAATTGCTCAAAAACAACGGCTTTCATTCAGGTCTCCTACACTTATCGCTTTTGTACTTTATAACGGCTCCTGCGGTTAAGACGCGAATTTATTGGCTATTAATGCTTAAATCGCCCCACGACCTGAAACGAATCACCCGTTGGACGCACCACGATCATCTCACCTGAGCCCACACCGCCGCCCACCAGCGCCGTGATGTTCACCTGATGAGTGACCAACAACAAATTGCCCGACCCCTGCCAGGCAGCGATCTGCTCTTGAGCCGTTTGGGTGATGGACGCCTGATCTCCGCGCCCACGAAAGAACGAATCCAGCCAGGGGGTAGATGTTATAGGTCCCAGCGCCATCAGCTCAGCGGTATCCAGCGCCCGGCACCAGCGCGATGAATACACTGCCGTAATGGGAATATCCCGCGCACGAAATTCACGACCCGCGGCTTGCGCATGGGCGCGACCCTGGGCAGAGAGATTGCGCTGGGTATCACATCGGGAAATATCAAAACCCGGCGGATCACCAATGCCAGGGGCCAGGGAGTGGCGCATGAGAATCACCAAGCCGCCTTCTTGGAGAGCTTGCCATGTTATGTCGTTTGCTTGAGCAATGGGGAGCGCACCCAGTACAGTGAGCAGTAAGGTTAAGG includes the following:
- a CDS encoding zinc-dependent alcohol dehydrogenase family protein yields the protein MKAVVFEQFSAPPQIQQLPDPTPEPHGVVVEVMATGVCRSDWHGWVGHDTDIQLPHVPGHELSGVVEAVGKDVKKWRIGDRVTVPFVGGCGTCPECHSGNHQVCDSQFQPGFTHWGSFAEYVAIHYADVNLVALPETLDFATAASLGCRFVTSFRAVVDQGQTSAGQWVAVHGCGGVGLSAVMIANAIGANVVAVDISEEALTLARQLGATATVNAAKVPNVVEAVTEITRGGAHVSLDALGHPTTCFNSISNLRKRGKHIQVGLMLAENSTPAIPMSKVIANELEILGSHGMQAHRYGAMLAMIESGKLAPEKLIGKRINLEQSIDALMNMDKFEGAAGVTVVTEF
- a CDS encoding pirin family protein: MPLDTPQSARRVIAQHSAQRDDIGDLVTRRPLPGPQLEQLDPFLFLNHHGPQTYPANNRGLPFGPHPHRGFETVTFILEGSLAHADSAKHQSVINAGGVQWMTAGSGIVHAEISPPEFLREGGPLEILQLWINLPSRLKMSEPRYVGLQQVDIPAIALPGGGELNLIAGEWQGSVGPIDSLTEVFMSTLRLPSGSQEQLPVAPGRQVFLYVVDGDVEVGGEPVQPHHLIEVDRDGDSVVIEASSDARLLFGHGEVIDEPVYSHGPFVMNTREEIVQAVDDYQNGKFGGLDA
- a CDS encoding histidine phosphatase family protein, whose translation is MPTLRHLALTLLLTVLGALPIAQANDITWQALQEGGLVILMRHSLAPGIGDPPGFDISRCDTQRNLSAQGRAHAQAAGREFRARDIPITAVYSSRWCRALDTAELMALGPITSTPWLDSFFRGRGDQASITQTAQEQIAAWQGSGNLLLVTHQVNITALVGGGVGSGEMIVVRPTGDSFQVVGRFKH
- a CDS encoding DNA-3-methyladenine glycosylase, whose protein sequence is MTPETIEQAMQALAQADPDIARAYPLVGPPGPRQRDQGFATFFSTIISQQLSTEAARAIMGRVNTLLPELHAKAVMDVEGQALRDAGLSWRKIEYAKGLAEAELAGTFSADGLEHLSDEEVIAAITELRGFGRWSAEIYLMFSLKRPDVFPADDLALRVALGRLKGMDDKPTPKQARQLVEHWAPWRSVGSLFLWHYYRGEPL